Proteins found in one Acidobacteriota bacterium genomic segment:
- a CDS encoding TetR/AcrR family transcriptional regulator gives MRLFQAAAELFSQKGYSATSVNEIVEAAGVTKPALYYHFGNKEGLYLKMLEEASRDLELEIRQAVATPGDAVTRIRALCDRLMEMVITHLALVRLMHAMYYGPPQGAPYFDFEAVHQQVLRATVALVEEGIREGSVRPGDPTDIAWVILGVTSTCMDLQLCHADIAPGRDGLQRLLKLIGTGITTSESTARGEDS, from the coding sequence ATGCGTCTCTTCCAGGCTGCCGCGGAGCTCTTTTCGCAAAAGGGCTATTCCGCGACGTCGGTGAACGAAATCGTCGAGGCGGCCGGCGTCACCAAGCCCGCCCTTTACTACCACTTCGGCAACAAGGAAGGATTGTACCTGAAAATGCTCGAAGAAGCCTCGCGCGACCTGGAACTGGAAATCCGACAGGCCGTCGCCACGCCCGGCGACGCCGTGACGCGCATCCGGGCCCTCTGCGACCGTTTGATGGAAATGGTGATCACCCACCTGGCGCTGGTTCGGCTCATGCATGCCATGTACTACGGCCCGCCGCAGGGCGCCCCCTATTTCGATTTTGAAGCCGTCCACCAGCAGGTCCTGCGGGCGACGGTGGCCCTGGTCGAGGAAGGGATTCGTGAAGGATCCGTCCGACCGGGAGACCCCACCGACATCGCCTGGGTGATTCTGGGCGTGACCAGCACCTGCATGGACCTGCAGCTCTGCCACGCCGATATCGCGCCGGGTCGGGACGGTTTGCAACGCCTGTTGAAGCTCATTGGTACGGGCATCACCACATCGGAATCCACGGCTCGAGGAGAAGACTCATGA
- a CDS encoding efflux RND transporter periplasmic adaptor subunit produces MICRITLCVCAAALLLVAAGCSNLEADRPPTAGRPPVAVDVVTLATESLEEGIDVVGTLAPKFQTEVKSEYTGIVTDVYVTEWVRVRQGQPLARLDTREGEVMLRKAQAAVEASQANVLQAEVALSRAERELARLTNIKQYGLVTQQTVDDARSARDAAEAQVAAARAQQRLAEDDVRHTQTRLDKAVIRAPMTGTVALRGVNVGDLAGEMGSPKVMFQIVDNRILELTVTVPEARLNELRLGQPLTFTTDAVPDRTFTGEVKHINPAVSVADRSVRVIAEVRNEPEVLKGGLFAKGRIVTGRREDVRQLPREALQGWDVAAGRADVFVVENDTVRCRPVQTGAVAGDNVEILSGLAVGSRVVVRGAFNLKDGDRIQVGR; encoded by the coding sequence ATGATCTGCCGAATCACACTATGTGTCTGCGCCGCCGCCCTGCTGCTCGTTGCGGCCGGCTGTTCCAACCTCGAAGCGGACCGGCCACCGACCGCGGGGCGGCCGCCGGTGGCCGTCGACGTCGTCACCCTCGCGACCGAATCGCTGGAAGAGGGCATCGATGTCGTGGGCACGCTGGCGCCCAAGTTCCAGACCGAGGTCAAGTCGGAATACACGGGCATCGTCACCGACGTGTACGTGACCGAATGGGTGCGCGTGCGGCAGGGGCAGCCGCTGGCGCGGCTGGACACACGTGAGGGGGAGGTCATGCTCCGGAAGGCTCAGGCTGCGGTGGAAGCCTCGCAGGCCAACGTCCTCCAGGCGGAGGTGGCGCTGAGCCGCGCCGAGCGCGAACTGGCCCGGCTCACCAACATCAAGCAGTACGGCCTGGTCACGCAGCAGACCGTGGATGACGCCCGCAGCGCCCGCGACGCCGCCGAGGCCCAGGTGGCGGCGGCCAGGGCGCAGCAGCGACTCGCCGAGGACGACGTTCGGCACACCCAGACCCGCTTGGACAAAGCGGTCATCCGCGCGCCGATGACCGGCACGGTGGCGCTGCGCGGCGTCAACGTGGGCGACCTGGCAGGCGAAATGGGCTCGCCGAAGGTCATGTTCCAGATCGTGGACAACCGCATCCTGGAACTCACGGTGACGGTGCCCGAGGCGCGACTCAACGAGTTGCGACTGGGTCAGCCGCTGACATTCACCACAGACGCGGTGCCCGACCGGACGTTCACCGGCGAAGTCAAGCACATCAACCCGGCGGTCTCGGTGGCGGATCGTTCCGTCCGCGTGATCGCCGAAGTGCGCAACGAGCCGGAGGTGCTCAAGGGCGGGCTGTTCGCCAAAGGACGAATCGTCACCGGGCGCCGGGAGGATGTCCGCCAATTGCCGCGTGAGGCGCTGCAGGGCTGGGACGTCGCTGCCGGCCGAGCGGACGTGTTCGTCGTGGAAAACGACACCGTCCGCTGTCGCCCCGTGCAGACCGGTGCCGTCGCCGGCGACAACGTCGAGATCCTCTCGGGGCTCGCGGTCGGCAGCCGGGTGGTGGTGCGGGGCGCCTTCAACCTGAAGGACGGCGACCGCATCCAGGTCGGCCGCTGA